The Mercurialis annua linkage group LG2, ddMerAnnu1.2, whole genome shotgun sequence genome contains a region encoding:
- the LOC126670300 gene encoding uncharacterized protein LOC126670300 has translation MEKLDNVCVKFSGKNYSSWEFQLETYIKGKELWGHIDGSTTESSAANKATWAAKDNQIMSWILGSVEPHFILSLRPHRSAKTMWDYLKQVYDQDNNARRFQLELNIANYNQGDLSVQDYYSGFLTLWNDYSDLVTAKVSGEGLMAVQQVHKTSQRDQFLMKLRPEFEAVRASLVNRDPVPTLETCFGELLREEQRINTQNIMEQARVASNSVSVAYAVYGKGKGRDMSTIQCYSCKKYGHIAPNCLQKFCNYCKQSGHIIKECPTRPPRTNKAYCVAAPADITAAPTAIAATPTSAPSLTRESVQEMIVSAFSALGLQGSDFRAGDSEGA, from the exons ATGGAGAAATTAGATAATGTTTGTGTCAAATTCAGTGGGAAAAATTATTCTTCATGGGAGTTTCAGTTAGAGACGTATATCAAGGGTAAGGAGCTATGGGGGCATATAGATGGCAGCACCACTGAAAGTTCTGCAGCTAACAAGGCAACTTGGGCTGCCAAAGATAACCAGATCATGTCATGGATTCTTGGTTCCGTGGAACCACATTTCATTCTTTCTTTACGTCCACATAGGTCTGCAAAGACTATGTGGGACTATCTCAAGCAAGTGTATGATCAAGACAACAATGCTAGACGCTTCCAGCTCGAGTTAAACATCGCAAATTATAACCAAGGAGATCTATCTGTTCAAGACTATTATTCTGGTTTCCTCACCTTGTGGAATGATTATTCGGATCTTGTTACAGCCAAGGTCTCCGGAGAAGGGTTGATGGCTGTACAACAAGTCCATAAAACCAGCCAAAGAGACCAATTTTTGATGAAGTTGCGGCCTGAATTTGAAGCTGTCCGTGCCTCTTTGGTGAATAGGGATCCCGTTCCAACTTTGGAGACATGTTTTGGAGAACTTTTGCGTGAGGAACAACGTATCAATACTCAGAATATCATGGAGCAAGCTCGTGTTGCGTCTAATTCTGTCTCAGTTGCTTATGCAGTGTATGGTAAGGGGAAGGGTCGTGACATGAGTACCATACAGTGTTACAGCTGTAAGAAATATGGTCATATTGCCCCTAACTGTCTTCAGAAATTTTGCAACTATTGCAAGCAGTCCGGGCACATCATTAAGGAGTGTCCTACTCGTCCACCCCGCACTAATAAGGCCTATTGTGTTGCTGCCCCTGCTGACATTACTGCTGCCCCTACTGCTATTGCTGCAACTCCTACTTCGGCACCTTCTTTAACTCGAGAGTCTGTGCAAGAAATGATTGTGAGTGCATTTTCAGCGCTTGGCCTTCAAG GATCAGATTTCAGGGCAGGTGATAGCGAAGGGGCCTAA